From Gimesia panareensis, the proteins below share one genomic window:
- a CDS encoding class I SAM-dependent methyltransferase, which produces MRSLCFALLATVCLHLSPVMAQETATAPTATAPPQSVKPGINKSFLDPDLDVDKWVKRFEVESREVFRARDQIVKQLKLKPGDRIADVGTGTGLFVEPFSQAVGKKGWVFALDIVPKFVERVGKISDILELQNVTPVLCGQDDVRLPPGSIDAAFICDVYHHFEYPAQSMASLHEALVPGGQLILIDFERIPGKSREWTLGHVRAGKETFRKEVEDAGFDFVEEVKIPAFEENYFLRFKRK; this is translated from the coding sequence ATGCGTAGTTTATGTTTTGCTCTGCTCGCCACCGTCTGCCTGCATTTATCTCCTGTCATGGCCCAGGAGACTGCCACCGCACCAACTGCCACCGCACCACCCCAGAGTGTGAAGCCGGGGATCAACAAGTCATTCCTCGATCCCGATCTGGATGTCGATAAATGGGTCAAGCGTTTCGAAGTCGAAAGCCGGGAAGTCTTCCGTGCCCGCGATCAGATTGTAAAACAGTTGAAACTCAAGCCCGGCGATCGCATTGCCGACGTCGGCACCGGGACGGGTCTGTTTGTGGAACCGTTTTCCCAGGCCGTCGGAAAAAAGGGCTGGGTCTTCGCCCTGGATATCGTTCCCAAGTTCGTCGAGCGGGTCGGGAAAATTTCGGATATCCTGGAGCTGCAGAATGTCACCCCCGTCCTCTGCGGTCAGGATGACGTCCGTCTGCCCCCCGGTTCTATCGATGCCGCTTTCATCTGTGATGTCTATCACCATTTCGAATACCCGGCCCAGTCCATGGCTTCCCTGCACGAGGCGCTCGTCCCGGGCGGGCAGCTGATTCTGATCGACTTCGAACGCATCCCCGGCAAGTCTCGCGAATGGACGCTGGGACATGTTCGCGCAGGCAAAGAGACCTTCCGCAAAGAAGTCGAAGACGCCGGTTTCGACTTCGTGGAAGAGGTCAAAATTCCCGCTTTCGAGGAAAACTACTTCCTG
- a CDS encoding ABC transporter permease — translation MRAEHIIQLGVKELWSLLRDPLMLVLIGIAFTGFVILGARSVSETLNKAPIAIIDEDQSPLSVRISGAFQQPCFLPPTAVNQSEMDARMDAGLDTFALNIPPDFQRDVLAGDAPQIQLNVDATRMNQAFNGSGYIQTMINQEVQEYVKHYRSVATSSVELAVRVRFNPELNKSWFGSIMKLIDQVTMLSIILTGAALIRERERGTIEHLLVMPVTPFEIMVSKLWSMGLVVLVATALSLIFVVQGIMNVPIQGSILLFLAGTIMQLFATTSMGIFMGTYARSMPQFGLLVILILLPLQMLSGGVTPRESMPEIIQNLMLMAPNTHYVMLAQAILYRGAGLAIVWPQFLALALIGAVFFLVALSRFRKTIESMA, via the coding sequence ATGCGCGCAGAGCATATCATTCAATTGGGGGTGAAGGAACTATGGAGTCTGCTACGTGACCCGCTGATGTTAGTGTTGATTGGAATTGCTTTTACAGGATTTGTCATTTTAGGGGCCAGGTCTGTGTCAGAGACTCTGAATAAAGCACCCATTGCGATCATTGATGAGGATCAGTCGCCGTTATCAGTCAGAATCTCAGGAGCATTTCAGCAACCCTGTTTTCTGCCCCCTACCGCGGTAAATCAGTCAGAAATGGATGCGCGAATGGACGCGGGGCTGGATACGTTCGCGCTGAATATCCCTCCTGATTTCCAGCGGGATGTACTTGCGGGAGATGCACCGCAAATTCAGTTGAATGTGGATGCAACCCGCATGAACCAGGCATTTAATGGCAGCGGTTATATCCAGACAATGATCAATCAGGAAGTCCAGGAGTATGTGAAGCATTATCGATCCGTTGCCACGTCGTCCGTAGAACTCGCTGTACGGGTACGATTCAACCCGGAACTCAATAAGTCGTGGTTTGGTTCGATTATGAAACTCATTGATCAGGTGACGATGCTTTCCATCATTTTGACCGGTGCTGCACTGATTCGTGAGCGGGAACGGGGAACCATCGAACATTTACTGGTAATGCCGGTGACTCCTTTTGAAATCATGGTCAGCAAATTATGGTCCATGGGGCTGGTGGTCCTGGTGGCAACTGCGCTTTCCCTGATCTTTGTGGTGCAGGGAATCATGAATGTTCCCATCCAGGGGTCAATCCTGTTGTTTCTGGCTGGGACGATCATGCAGCTGTTCGCGACAACGTCAATGGGAATTTTCATGGGAACCTATGCCCGCTCCATGCCCCAGTTCGGCCTGCTGGTGATCCTGATCCTCTTGCCGCTGCAGATGCTTTCTGGAGGAGTCACTCCCCGGGAAAGTATGCCGGAGATCATTCAGAATCTGATGCTGATGGCCCCCAATACGCACTATGTCATGCTGGCCCAGGCAATTTTATATCGAGGGGCAGGATTAGCGATCGTCTGGCCGCAGTTCCTCGCCCTGGCATTGATTGGGGCTGTTTTTTTTCTGGTTGCTCTGTCACGGTTCCGTAAGACGATTGAATCGATGGCCTGA
- the rbbA gene encoding ribosome-associated ATPase/putative transporter RbbA, which produces MTDSAGTAVAAVPAGNDPVVRLTDISLKYGKTQALKSISLEVPAGKLIGLIGPDGVGKSSLLSLITGVRRIQQGQIEVLGGNISQAAHRRKVCPRIAYIPQGLGKNLYPTLSVFENVDFFGRLFGRSHFERAVHIQELLETTGLAPFSARPVGKLSGGMKQKLGLCCALIHDPQLLILDEPTTGVDPLSRRQFWDLIDRIRQEQPDISVLVATAYMDEAARFDQLIAMDSGRVLAEGTPQELLTRTETENLEEAYIALLPERKRLGHRKIELVPRVEHAGEQIVIEAQDLTKCFGDFVAVDRVNFRIQRGEIFGFLGSNGCGKTTTMKMLTGLLPASEGQAWLFGKKIDAQDLEIRRHVGYMSQSFSLYAELTVKQNLVLHAQLFQLPQERIPERVQQMLSRFELEEVEHDLPGSLPLGLQQRLSLAVALIHQPSLLILDEPTSGVDPVARDSFWEYLIELSRRDQVTIFISTHLINEAARCDRISLMHAGQVLISETPGRLVEKRNAASLEEAFIGYLEEAVSQQSDHVARKNLIQPPSKGQPAGPQPACSTINDHHHFSLRRMLSYSIRETLELRRDPIRLTLALLGTVILMFIMGYGINLDVEDLTFSVLDRDQTGTSRDYIFNMAGSRYFTERSPITDYQSLDQRMQAGELSVALEIPHGFARDLKRGKSVEIGVWIDGAMPARAETVQSYVQGLNLQWLKDQAVQFGREDEFADLVTIQTRFRYNPNVKSLVSMVPAVIPVLLLLIPSMLAALSVVREKELGSIINLYVTPVTRSEFILGKQIPYILVGMLNFLLLWEMAVVLFDVSLNGSFGALAVGAFIYCICATAMGLLISSFTRSQVAAIFVTAILTILPSTQFCGMMDPVSSLEGTGRLLGSIYPTTYFLTITRGTFSKGLGFAELYTDFIPLLASVPVLTGLSILLLRKQEA; this is translated from the coding sequence ATGACAGACTCGGCAGGCACCGCTGTTGCAGCTGTTCCGGCTGGGAACGATCCAGTGGTGCGATTGACAGACATCTCACTCAAGTATGGAAAGACACAGGCTCTCAAATCAATCAGCCTGGAAGTGCCTGCGGGAAAATTGATTGGCCTGATCGGTCCCGACGGAGTCGGCAAGTCCAGCCTGTTATCACTGATTACCGGAGTGCGACGGATTCAACAGGGACAGATAGAAGTCCTGGGCGGTAATATCTCACAAGCCGCACACCGCCGGAAAGTCTGCCCCCGCATCGCCTATATACCGCAAGGCCTGGGGAAAAATCTGTACCCCACGCTTTCTGTTTTTGAAAATGTGGACTTTTTTGGCCGACTGTTCGGGCGCAGCCATTTCGAGCGTGCAGTGCATATTCAGGAACTACTGGAGACGACTGGGCTGGCCCCGTTTTCTGCACGACCGGTGGGTAAACTTTCAGGAGGGATGAAACAGAAACTGGGACTCTGCTGTGCGCTGATCCATGATCCCCAACTGCTGATTCTTGATGAACCAACGACCGGCGTTGATCCGCTTTCACGACGACAGTTCTGGGATCTGATAGATCGGATCCGTCAGGAACAACCAGATATCAGCGTGCTGGTGGCGACGGCTTATATGGATGAGGCGGCACGCTTTGATCAGCTCATCGCCATGGACAGTGGCCGAGTGCTGGCCGAAGGGACGCCACAGGAATTACTCACACGCACCGAAACGGAAAACCTGGAGGAGGCTTACATCGCACTCCTTCCCGAGAGAAAACGCCTGGGGCACAGAAAAATTGAGCTCGTTCCCAGAGTAGAACACGCCGGAGAACAAATTGTCATCGAGGCTCAGGATCTGACAAAATGTTTTGGGGATTTTGTCGCAGTGGATCGAGTGAATTTTCGGATTCAACGTGGAGAAATCTTTGGTTTTCTAGGTTCGAATGGCTGTGGAAAAACGACAACCATGAAAATGCTCACAGGTTTGTTACCTGCAAGTGAGGGGCAAGCCTGGCTGTTCGGAAAGAAAATTGATGCACAGGATCTGGAGATCCGCCGCCACGTGGGTTATATGTCGCAAAGTTTTTCACTCTATGCGGAATTGACTGTAAAACAGAACCTGGTACTGCACGCGCAGTTGTTCCAGCTACCGCAAGAGCGGATTCCCGAACGTGTGCAACAGATGCTGTCACGTTTCGAACTTGAGGAGGTGGAACATGACCTGCCTGGCTCTCTTCCCCTGGGACTACAGCAGCGATTATCTCTGGCAGTGGCCCTGATTCATCAACCCAGCCTGCTCATACTGGATGAGCCCACTTCGGGTGTCGATCCGGTAGCGCGAGACTCCTTCTGGGAATATCTGATCGAACTTTCCCGGCGTGATCAGGTAACCATTTTTATCTCCACTCACTTAATTAACGAAGCGGCACGCTGCGATCGGATTTCACTGATGCATGCAGGGCAGGTATTAATCAGTGAAACACCGGGCAGGCTTGTCGAGAAACGAAATGCGGCCTCTCTGGAAGAGGCATTTATCGGTTACCTCGAAGAGGCGGTCAGCCAGCAGTCAGACCATGTAGCCCGGAAGAACTTAATTCAACCGCCGTCAAAAGGGCAACCTGCAGGTCCCCAGCCTGCCTGTAGCACAATCAACGATCATCATCATTTCAGTCTGCGACGCATGCTGAGTTACAGCATCCGGGAAACATTAGAATTACGTCGTGATCCAATTCGACTGACCCTCGCCTTGCTGGGAACCGTGATCCTGATGTTTATTATGGGCTACGGGATCAATCTGGACGTGGAAGATCTCACATTTAGCGTGTTGGACCGGGATCAGACCGGGACCAGCCGAGACTATATTTTTAATATGGCAGGTTCACGCTACTTTACCGAACGATCTCCGATTACAGATTATCAAAGCCTGGATCAGCGGATGCAGGCTGGTGAACTGAGTGTTGCCCTCGAAATACCACACGGTTTTGCCCGCGACCTGAAACGTGGCAAATCGGTTGAGATCGGCGTCTGGATCGATGGCGCAATGCCGGCTCGTGCGGAAACGGTACAAAGTTATGTGCAGGGATTAAATCTGCAATGGTTGAAGGATCAGGCGGTCCAATTCGGCAGAGAGGATGAATTTGCTGATCTGGTGACCATTCAAACCCGCTTTCGGTACAACCCCAATGTGAAAAGTCTGGTATCGATGGTACCTGCTGTCATCCCTGTGCTGTTACTGTTGATCCCATCGATGCTGGCCGCTTTGTCAGTCGTACGGGAGAAGGAACTCGGGTCGATCATTAATCTTTATGTGACGCCGGTCACCCGTTCCGAGTTTATTCTGGGAAAACAGATACCTTATATCCTGGTGGGGATGCTGAATTTTCTACTGTTGTGGGAAATGGCGGTGGTGCTGTTTGACGTTTCCTTAAATGGCAGTTTTGGGGCACTCGCCGTCGGCGCTTTCATCTATTGTATCTGTGCCACTGCGATGGGGCTGTTAATCTCCTCGTTCACCCGCAGCCAGGTCGCGGCCATTTTCGTAACCGCGATTTTGACCATTTTACCCTCAACCCAGTTTTGTGGAATGATGGATCCGGTCTCTTCGCTGGAAGGGACGGGCAGGCTGTTGGGGAGTATTTACCCGACGACCTATTTTCTGACGATTACCCGAGGAACATTTTCGAAGGGACTCGGTTTTGCAGAGCTGTACACCGACTTTATCCCGTTGCTGGCGTCTGTTCCTGTGCTGACTGGCTTAAGCATTCTTTTATTGAGAAAGCAGGAGGCCTGA
- a CDS encoding HlyD family secretion protein has product MDKQNALFLGILLLTGGLVFLGWDFFQPTGLPAGFASSNGRIEAVEINIATKSAGRLESVMVEEGDFVTQGEVLAKMETDVLEAELREAEAELRRSRTAVNAALSSVIQRESEKAAAESLVKQRKAEVELAENRYKRAQRLLKSSAISTDEMESERSRFFGTQATLDAANARVAGADAAINTAKSQVIQAEAAVGAAQARIEQLQADIDDCTLNSPRTGRIQYRIAQPGEVLSAGGKVLNLVDLGEVYMIFFLPTTAAGQVKMGSEVRLLLDATPQYIIPAKISFVANVAQFTPKTVETAEERQKLMFRIKASIDPGLIKQHIHRVKTGLPGMAYVQLDEQAVWPANLEVRLPE; this is encoded by the coding sequence ATGGATAAGCAAAATGCCCTGTTTCTGGGGATACTGTTGCTGACTGGAGGCCTGGTTTTTCTGGGGTGGGATTTTTTCCAGCCCACGGGCTTGCCCGCTGGATTTGCCAGCAGTAACGGAAGAATTGAAGCGGTTGAGATCAATATCGCAACGAAATCTGCCGGTCGGCTGGAATCCGTGATGGTAGAAGAAGGGGACTTCGTCACCCAGGGTGAAGTCCTCGCAAAAATGGAAACGGATGTTCTGGAAGCGGAATTGCGGGAAGCAGAAGCGGAATTGCGTCGATCCAGGACCGCAGTCAATGCAGCCCTCAGCAGCGTGATTCAACGGGAGAGCGAAAAAGCGGCCGCCGAGTCTTTAGTGAAGCAACGGAAGGCAGAAGTTGAACTCGCAGAGAATCGCTATAAAAGGGCGCAGAGACTCCTGAAATCGTCAGCGATCTCAACAGACGAAATGGAATCGGAACGCTCCCGATTCTTTGGCACCCAGGCAACCCTGGATGCAGCCAATGCGAGAGTTGCCGGAGCAGATGCTGCCATCAATACGGCCAAATCACAGGTAATCCAGGCTGAAGCTGCAGTGGGAGCTGCTCAGGCCAGAATTGAACAATTACAGGCCGACATTGATGATTGTACGCTCAACTCCCCACGGACTGGCCGTATTCAATACCGGATTGCCCAGCCTGGTGAAGTTCTCAGCGCAGGGGGGAAAGTTTTAAATCTGGTCGATTTGGGCGAAGTTTACATGATCTTTTTTCTGCCCACAACAGCTGCCGGTCAAGTCAAAATGGGCAGTGAAGTCCGGCTCTTACTGGATGCAACTCCCCAGTATATCATTCCCGCGAAAATTTCGTTCGTGGCAAATGTAGCACAGTTCACACCCAAAACTGTTGAGACAGCCGAAGAGCGGCAGAAGCTTATGTTCCGGATCAAGGCGAGTATCGATCCGGGATTAATCAAACAGCATATTCACCGTGTCAAAACAGGCTTGCCGGGAATGGCCTATGTGCAACTGGACGAGCAGGCGGTTTGGCCCGCGAATCTGGAAGTGCGGCTACCAGAATGA
- a CDS encoding efflux RND transporter periplasmic adaptor subunit has translation MAGSPKYLLSVSLILLGGLSVSLTGCNEAQTAQPPRPAPTVTIAKPVVKQIVEWDAYTGRLEAIDFVEVRARVSGYLKSTHFDEGQVVTKGDLLFVIDPRPFEAELSLAQATLSQSNSQLVQARAQLEEANAQKEQTQAQLGLAMAQVRRARSLKSKNVTTQDELDQLEAAYLQAKADVEASQAGISSAKAAIETAQAVIEASKAQVETAELNLDYTRIYAPVTGRISKKQVTEGNLVSGGTSTSTMLTTITSVAPIYCNFDANEQEVLKYTRLAQNGKRASSRVAKNPVFLGLVDEKGFPHKGHMDFVDNRFDVDTASMRARCIFPNKDHTLVPGMFARIRIPGSAAYNAVLIPDSAVGTDQSSQFVYVVVDNKVERRVIEPGPIVDGLRVVREGLKGDEQLIIAGLLLVRPEMEVQVKPGKIEVVEDGLPNYYEPLPPEQWISPEPDPLPTTPSPKVSSLFGKSRNAP, from the coding sequence TTGGCAGGTTCACCGAAATATTTACTGAGCGTCTCTCTGATTCTGCTGGGGGGACTTTCCGTCAGTTTGACCGGCTGTAACGAAGCCCAGACGGCACAACCCCCGAGGCCAGCCCCAACCGTCACGATTGCCAAACCGGTCGTCAAACAGATTGTCGAATGGGATGCCTACACCGGCCGTCTGGAGGCGATTGACTTTGTCGAAGTCCGGGCACGCGTCAGCGGTTACCTGAAATCGACACACTTCGATGAAGGGCAGGTTGTTACTAAAGGCGATCTGTTGTTTGTCATCGACCCCCGTCCCTTTGAGGCGGAGTTGAGTCTCGCCCAGGCAACGTTGAGTCAGTCGAATTCGCAGTTAGTGCAGGCCCGGGCTCAGCTGGAAGAAGCCAATGCGCAAAAAGAACAGACGCAGGCACAGCTGGGACTGGCGATGGCCCAGGTGAGGCGGGCCCGCTCCCTCAAATCCAAGAACGTGACCACACAGGATGAACTGGATCAACTGGAAGCAGCGTACCTGCAGGCCAAAGCAGATGTGGAAGCGAGCCAGGCCGGAATCAGTTCGGCAAAGGCAGCCATTGAGACGGCACAGGCCGTGATCGAAGCTTCCAAAGCTCAAGTGGAGACTGCAGAACTGAATCTGGACTATACCCGCATCTATGCCCCGGTAACGGGACGGATCAGCAAGAAGCAGGTGACCGAAGGAAACCTTGTCAGCGGGGGAACGTCAACTTCCACCATGCTGACGACCATCACCTCCGTCGCACCGATTTACTGTAACTTCGATGCCAATGAGCAGGAGGTTCTGAAATACACACGGCTGGCGCAGAACGGAAAACGTGCCAGCTCCCGGGTGGCGAAAAACCCGGTCTTCCTGGGACTGGTCGATGAGAAAGGCTTTCCCCACAAGGGGCATATGGACTTTGTAGACAACCGCTTTGACGTCGATACCGCGAGCATGCGGGCCCGGTGTATCTTTCCCAACAAAGACCACACGCTGGTCCCCGGCATGTTTGCCCGGATCCGGATTCCCGGCAGTGCGGCTTATAACGCCGTGCTGATACCGGACTCGGCTGTGGGCACCGATCAGTCGTCTCAGTTTGTGTATGTCGTTGTCGATAACAAGGTCGAACGTCGCGTGATTGAACCAGGTCCGATTGTGGACGGTCTGCGCGTCGTGCGCGAGGGTCTGAAAGGCGACGAGCAGTTGATCATCGCCGGTCTGTTGCTGGTGCGTCCGGAGATGGAGGTCCAGGTCAAGCCTGGGAAGATTGAAGTCGTGGAAGACGGGTTACCTAACTACTACGAACCGCTGCCCCCCGAACAATGGATCTCACCAGAGCCTGATCCGCTGCCGACGACTCCGTCGCCGAAGGTCAGTTCGCTCTTTGGAAAGTCGAGGAACGCCCCATGA